A region from the Coffea eugenioides isolate CCC68of chromosome 9, Ceug_1.0, whole genome shotgun sequence genome encodes:
- the LOC113783549 gene encoding chromatin assembly factor 1 subunit FAS1 isoform X2 — protein sequence MAEPMVIDVDEAAPTGKMSGSDKRKALKRKRGFAGGLPDLTPEEKSAKIKALKEEMKSLFNCYLELNGNKENENVEDGSLNNNNVDSAIAVLMEESWLPLSRLAVEIFEKLKGKFGSDNSGGGGLSSLASVKSRLLLIGQRVFYGISDADADLLEDDSESALWCWETRDMKLVPKSMRAVLKSRRTYRKKIQERIIAISAMIAALEKSKNHQNHQELMKAAEKLGKTLNEAEIRLLVGNSLQKNEAEGSLKEAKQEEKLLIKQLEKNKREEAKEKRRMEQELQKEKLQNEKELKRSQDEAKKEEKRREKKESEMKKQIKRHQEEAEKDQRRKEKEEAENKKKLSLQKQASLMERFLERGANPFSKNDQPPRSATDPSPKMDKEKTDSITLAMDSVLSMDTEVKVEDIWNLHLNSWHCLGNSIRSNRHMHWGIRWKPKTDLVKKLKLTANKGLAREEEMNIEKLVDGWVGSSTDSRLSPTNSDSITANGRAHVRSKQLLQFDKSHRPAFYGFRLKKSQVVSARHPFVKDPELDYEIDSDEEWEEEEPGESLSDCEKDGEEESLDEGCSRDDGDDESEDGFFVPDGYLSEDEGVEVDKLEVNHLVEETKSSPSSKEAVNQLFRQQKCLYNLTEHALRKNQPLVVLNIMHQKAPLLSADNVTGAEKHEQICLQALSICAFPVGPFVPISISDDTEDQGACTSSTKTNSTTFASPPTILDSELAQIVSVIQSCSNGINKVVECLHEKFPTISKSQLRNKVREISDFVDNRWQVIFNYSC from the exons ATGGCGGAGCCCATGGTAATCGACGTTGACGAGGCGGCACCGACGGGGAAGATGAGCGGTTCAGATAAGAGGAAAGCCCTCAAGCGGAAGCGGGGGTTTGCTGGAGGGTTACCAGACCTCACGCCAGAAGAAAAATCGGCAAAAATCAAAGCTTTGAAGGAGGAGATGAAAAGTTTGTTCAATTGTTACCTGGAATTAAATGGgaataaagaaaatgagaaTGTGGAGGATGGTTCtttgaataataataatgtggATTCGGCAATTGCAGTGTTGATGGAGGAGAGTTGGCTACCGTTGAGCAGGTTGGCGGTTGAGATTTTCGAGAAACTCAAGGGAAAATTTGGAAGTGACAATAGTGGTGGTGGGGGTTTGAGTAGTTTGGCTAGTGTGAAAAGCAGACTTCTTTTGATTGGGCAGAGGGTTTTTTATGGGATTTCAGATGCGGATGCTGATCTCTTGGAGGACGATTCTGAGTCCGCTCTCTGGTGTTGGGAG ACAAGAGATATGAAACTCGTGCCAAAATCTATGCGAGCAGTGCTGAAAAGTCGTCGAACTTATCGGAAAAAGATCCAGGAGAGGATAATTGCTATTTCAG CAATGATAGCAGCACTAGAAAAATCAAAGAACCATCAGAACCACCAAGAGCTGATGAAAGCTGCAGAAAAGCTAGGTAAAACATTGAATGAAGCAGAGATTCGTCTTCTAGTTGGTAATTCTTTGCAGAAAAATGAGGCTGAAGG GTCATTAAAGGaagcaaaacaagaagaaaagctgTTAATTAAGCAGTTGGAGAAAAACAAACGGGAGGAGGCAAAAGAGAAGAGAAGGATGGAGCAGGAGCTTCAGAAGGAGAAGTTGCAAAAT GAAAAAGAGCTAAAGCGGTCTCAAGATGAGGCAAAAAAAGAGGAGAAGCGTCGTGAGAAAAAAGAATCTGAAATGAAGAAACAGATAAAAAGGCACCAAGAGGAAGCTGAAAAAGATCAACGGCGCAAGGAGAAGGAAGAAgctgaaaacaaaaagaaactttCTCTGCAAAAGCAAGCATCACTCATGGAGCGTTTTCTTGAACGAGGTGCAAATCCATTTTCAAAAAATGATCAGCCTCCAAGAAGTGCAACTGATCCATCTCCTAAGATGGACAAAGAGAAAACTGACTCAATTACTCTGGCAATGGACTCTGTGCTCTCCATGGACACTGAAGTTAAAGTGGAAGATATATGGAA CCTGCATCTAAATTCTTGGCACTGCCTAGGTAATTCAATTCGTTCAAACAGACATATGCATTGGGGCATTCGTTGGAAACCTAAGACTGATCTTGTCAAGAAACTTAAGCTAACTGCTAATAAAGGACTGGCTCGTGAGGAAGAGATGAATATTGAGAAACTTGTTGATGGATGGGTTGGTTCTAGTACTGACAGTAGACTGTCTCCTACCAATTCAGACAGCATAACTGCAAACGGCCGAGCGCATGTACGAAGTAAACAGTTATTGCAATTTGATAAGAGTCATAGGCCTGCTTTTTATGGATTTAGGCTGAAGAAAAG TCAAGTTGTAAGTGCACGTCACCCTTTTGTAAAGGATCCAGAATTGGATTATGAGATTGATAGTGATGAAGAATGGGAAGAG GAGGAACCTGGTGAGAGCTTATCAGACTGTGAAAAGGATGGAGAAGAGGAAAGTTTGGATGAAGGATGCTCAAGGGATGATGGTGATGATGAAAGTGAAGATGGCTTCTTTGTTCCTGATGGATATCTCTCAGAAGATGAG GGAGTAGAAGTTGACAAATTGGAGGTGAATCACTTGGTTGAGGAGACCAAAAGTTCGCCCAGTTCCAAGGAGGCGGTAAATCAGCTGTTTCGACAGCAAAAGTGTCTATACAATTTAACTGAGCATGCTCTTCGGAAAAACCAGCCTTTAGTCGTTCTGAATATAATGCATCAAAAAGCCCCTTTGCTTTCTGCTGATAATGTCACTGGCGCTGAAAAACATGAGCAAATATGTTTGCAAGCTTTGAGTATATGTGCATTCCCAGTTGGCCCATTTGTACCGATTTCAATCAGTGATGACACAGAAGATCAAGGGGCTTGCACCTCAAGTACAAAAACCAACTCCACAACTTTCGCAAGTCCACCAACCATATTGGACTCTGAATTGGCTCagatt GTATCTGTCATTCAATCATGTTCCAATGGCATAAACAAAGTGGTGGAATGTTTACATGAGAAGTTTCCCACCATTTCCAAGTCTCAATTGAGAAACAAAGTGCGAGAAATATCAGATTTTGTTGACAATCGGTGGCAGGTTATTTTCAATTATTCAT GTTAA
- the LOC113783549 gene encoding chromatin assembly factor 1 subunit FAS1 isoform X1, producing MAEPMVIDVDEAAPTGKMSGSDKRKALKRKRGFAGGLPDLTPEEKSAKIKALKEEMKSLFNCYLELNGNKENENVEDGSLNNNNVDSAIAVLMEESWLPLSRLAVEIFEKLKGKFGSDNSGGGGLSSLASVKSRLLLIGQRVFYGISDADADLLEDDSESALWCWETRDMKLVPKSMRAVLKSRRTYRKKIQERIIAISAMIAALEKSKNHQNHQELMKAAEKLGKTLNEAEIRLLVGNSLQKNEAEGSLKEAKQEEKLLIKQLEKNKREEAKEKRRMEQELQKEKLQNEKELKRSQDEAKKEEKRREKKESEMKKQIKRHQEEAEKDQRRKEKEEAENKKKLSLQKQASLMERFLERGANPFSKNDQPPRSATDPSPKMDKEKTDSITLAMDSVLSMDTEVKVEDIWNLHLNSWHCLGNSIRSNRHMHWGIRWKPKTDLVKKLKLTANKGLAREEEMNIEKLVDGWVGSSTDSRLSPTNSDSITANGRAHVRSKQLLQFDKSHRPAFYGFRLKKSQVVSARHPFVKDPELDYEIDSDEEWEEEEPGESLSDCEKDGEEESLDEGCSRDDGDDESEDGFFVPDGYLSEDEGVEVDKLEVNHLVEETKSSPSSKEAVNQLFRQQKCLYNLTEHALRKNQPLVVLNIMHQKAPLLSADNVTGAEKHEQICLQALSICAFPVGPFVPISISDDTEDQGACTSSTKTNSTTFASPPTILDSELAQIVSVIQSCSNGINKVVECLHEKFPTISKSQLRNKVREISDFVDNRWQVKKEVVVKLGLTISPEKGSGRTKSIATFFSKRCLPPSAKSINPYETSPQISQKPASSTQQQEGTAREH from the exons ATGGCGGAGCCCATGGTAATCGACGTTGACGAGGCGGCACCGACGGGGAAGATGAGCGGTTCAGATAAGAGGAAAGCCCTCAAGCGGAAGCGGGGGTTTGCTGGAGGGTTACCAGACCTCACGCCAGAAGAAAAATCGGCAAAAATCAAAGCTTTGAAGGAGGAGATGAAAAGTTTGTTCAATTGTTACCTGGAATTAAATGGgaataaagaaaatgagaaTGTGGAGGATGGTTCtttgaataataataatgtggATTCGGCAATTGCAGTGTTGATGGAGGAGAGTTGGCTACCGTTGAGCAGGTTGGCGGTTGAGATTTTCGAGAAACTCAAGGGAAAATTTGGAAGTGACAATAGTGGTGGTGGGGGTTTGAGTAGTTTGGCTAGTGTGAAAAGCAGACTTCTTTTGATTGGGCAGAGGGTTTTTTATGGGATTTCAGATGCGGATGCTGATCTCTTGGAGGACGATTCTGAGTCCGCTCTCTGGTGTTGGGAG ACAAGAGATATGAAACTCGTGCCAAAATCTATGCGAGCAGTGCTGAAAAGTCGTCGAACTTATCGGAAAAAGATCCAGGAGAGGATAATTGCTATTTCAG CAATGATAGCAGCACTAGAAAAATCAAAGAACCATCAGAACCACCAAGAGCTGATGAAAGCTGCAGAAAAGCTAGGTAAAACATTGAATGAAGCAGAGATTCGTCTTCTAGTTGGTAATTCTTTGCAGAAAAATGAGGCTGAAGG GTCATTAAAGGaagcaaaacaagaagaaaagctgTTAATTAAGCAGTTGGAGAAAAACAAACGGGAGGAGGCAAAAGAGAAGAGAAGGATGGAGCAGGAGCTTCAGAAGGAGAAGTTGCAAAAT GAAAAAGAGCTAAAGCGGTCTCAAGATGAGGCAAAAAAAGAGGAGAAGCGTCGTGAGAAAAAAGAATCTGAAATGAAGAAACAGATAAAAAGGCACCAAGAGGAAGCTGAAAAAGATCAACGGCGCAAGGAGAAGGAAGAAgctgaaaacaaaaagaaactttCTCTGCAAAAGCAAGCATCACTCATGGAGCGTTTTCTTGAACGAGGTGCAAATCCATTTTCAAAAAATGATCAGCCTCCAAGAAGTGCAACTGATCCATCTCCTAAGATGGACAAAGAGAAAACTGACTCAATTACTCTGGCAATGGACTCTGTGCTCTCCATGGACACTGAAGTTAAAGTGGAAGATATATGGAA CCTGCATCTAAATTCTTGGCACTGCCTAGGTAATTCAATTCGTTCAAACAGACATATGCATTGGGGCATTCGTTGGAAACCTAAGACTGATCTTGTCAAGAAACTTAAGCTAACTGCTAATAAAGGACTGGCTCGTGAGGAAGAGATGAATATTGAGAAACTTGTTGATGGATGGGTTGGTTCTAGTACTGACAGTAGACTGTCTCCTACCAATTCAGACAGCATAACTGCAAACGGCCGAGCGCATGTACGAAGTAAACAGTTATTGCAATTTGATAAGAGTCATAGGCCTGCTTTTTATGGATTTAGGCTGAAGAAAAG TCAAGTTGTAAGTGCACGTCACCCTTTTGTAAAGGATCCAGAATTGGATTATGAGATTGATAGTGATGAAGAATGGGAAGAG GAGGAACCTGGTGAGAGCTTATCAGACTGTGAAAAGGATGGAGAAGAGGAAAGTTTGGATGAAGGATGCTCAAGGGATGATGGTGATGATGAAAGTGAAGATGGCTTCTTTGTTCCTGATGGATATCTCTCAGAAGATGAG GGAGTAGAAGTTGACAAATTGGAGGTGAATCACTTGGTTGAGGAGACCAAAAGTTCGCCCAGTTCCAAGGAGGCGGTAAATCAGCTGTTTCGACAGCAAAAGTGTCTATACAATTTAACTGAGCATGCTCTTCGGAAAAACCAGCCTTTAGTCGTTCTGAATATAATGCATCAAAAAGCCCCTTTGCTTTCTGCTGATAATGTCACTGGCGCTGAAAAACATGAGCAAATATGTTTGCAAGCTTTGAGTATATGTGCATTCCCAGTTGGCCCATTTGTACCGATTTCAATCAGTGATGACACAGAAGATCAAGGGGCTTGCACCTCAAGTACAAAAACCAACTCCACAACTTTCGCAAGTCCACCAACCATATTGGACTCTGAATTGGCTCagatt GTATCTGTCATTCAATCATGTTCCAATGGCATAAACAAAGTGGTGGAATGTTTACATGAGAAGTTTCCCACCATTTCCAAGTCTCAATTGAGAAACAAAGTGCGAGAAATATCAGATTTTGTTGACAATCGGTGGCAG GTTAAGAAAGAGGTAGTGGTGAAGCTCGGTTTAACAATATCACCAG AAAAAGGCAGCGGGAGGACAAAGAGCATTGCCACATTTTTTTCCAAGAGGTGCCTGCCTCCCTCTGCGAAATCTATTAATCCTTACGAAACCTCCCCTCAAATATCCCAGAAACCTGCATCTTCTACTCAGCAACAGGAGGGTACTGCACGAGAGCATTGA